In Streptomyces sp. NBC_01408, one DNA window encodes the following:
- a CDS encoding GNAT family N-acetyltransferase — MTIRSLTLPPSDAEVDSWLAVLVAAAAADLPDLPPPARVETAGRLVVTPVRGRAVLLTADEGAGVAGLLLFSEEANRHTAFLDVLAVRPDARRRGVGTALWERVREELLADGRTSVATVADLGGPGQAFAESLGFENVLPMDWYVQDVPQPRAVEVPVTPGYTLLTWPGLTPDDRVQALAVAHQAMEDAPTGDMDQNIADWGTERVRAMQRLVLDRGGELTTVAAVTDAGEVAAYTVLVLPDPSGPRALQYDTAVLPGHRGHGLGRAVKQHMLREAAGRYPALRTIATTVADENTPMRTVNEALGYRRERGAAVFQCKI, encoded by the coding sequence ATGACGATCCGTTCCCTCACCCTGCCCCCTTCCGACGCGGAGGTGGACAGCTGGCTGGCGGTGCTCGTCGCCGCCGCGGCCGCCGACCTGCCCGACCTGCCGCCGCCCGCCCGGGTGGAGACCGCCGGGCGGCTGGTCGTGACGCCGGTCCGCGGCCGCGCCGTGCTGTTGACGGCCGACGAAGGGGCGGGCGTGGCGGGCCTGCTGCTGTTCTCGGAGGAGGCCAACCGCCACACCGCGTTCCTGGACGTGCTGGCGGTACGCCCGGACGCGCGGCGGCGCGGCGTGGGCACGGCCCTGTGGGAGCGGGTACGCGAGGAGCTGCTCGCGGACGGCCGGACCTCGGTCGCCACCGTGGCCGACCTGGGAGGACCCGGGCAGGCCTTCGCGGAGTCCCTCGGCTTCGAGAACGTCCTGCCGATGGACTGGTACGTACAGGACGTCCCGCAGCCGCGGGCGGTGGAGGTCCCGGTCACGCCGGGCTACACCCTGCTGACCTGGCCCGGCCTGACCCCGGACGACCGGGTGCAGGCCCTGGCCGTGGCCCACCAGGCGATGGAGGACGCGCCCACCGGGGACATGGACCAGAACATCGCCGACTGGGGCACGGAACGGGTGCGCGCCATGCAGCGGCTGGTCCTCGACCGGGGCGGTGAGCTCACCACCGTCGCGGCGGTGACCGACGCGGGCGAAGTGGCCGCGTACACGGTCCTGGTCCTGCCCGACCCGTCGGGCCCGCGGGCGCTCCAGTACGACACGGCCGTCCTCCCCGGCCACCGCGGCCACGGCCTCGGCCGCGCCGTGAAGCAGCACATGCTGCGGGAGGCGGCCGGGCGGTATCCGGCCCTGCGCACCATCGCCACGACGGTGGCGGACGAGAACACCCCGATGCGGACGGTCAACGAGGCCCTGGGCTACCGCCGCGAACGCGGCGCGGCCGTGTTCCAGTGCAAGATCTAG